The following are encoded together in the Oncorhynchus kisutch isolate 150728-3 linkage group LG8, Okis_V2, whole genome shotgun sequence genome:
- the LOC109895752 gene encoding neurogenic locus notch homolog protein 1 isoform X2 codes for MHHFFVKLTFLLSLIALTRGLRCSMSTESCLNLGRCEATADGNGECKCRDGYVGNRCQHQDPCTYSSCKNGGSCRMVPRGNSVEFTCFCRPGFTDRLCLTPIDNACLSLPCRNGGTCDLVNLKEYKCRCPPGWSGKQCQQADPCASNPCANGGQCTPFESHYICSCTPFFYGQTCKQDVNECAQNPSPCKNGGVCVNEVGTYRCQCPQEYTGKHCDTRYLPCNPSPCHNGATCVQKGDTTYECSCVPGFSGQNCDTNIDDCPRHECQNGGTCVDGVNTYNCQCKPEFTGQFCTEDVDECQLMPNACQNGGTCHNIYGAYQCVCVNGWTGDDCGENIDDCANAACYQGAVCHDRVASFFCECPHGRTGLLCHLDDACISNPCQKGSNCDTNPVNGKAICTCPLGYFGAACDQDVDECSLGGNPCEHGGKCLNTKGSFQCKCQLGFSGARCEHDVNECLSNPCQNEATCLDQIGGFHCICMPGYEGLFCQINTDECANNPCLNNGKCIDKINTFHCQCPTGFAGNLCQIDIDECASTPCKNGAKCTDGPNKYTCDCTEGYTGQHCETDINECFSAPCHYGTCKDGLASFTCYCRPGYMGRLCETNINECLSQPCRNGGICQDRENSYICTCPKGTTGINCEVNLDDCKSKPCDYGTCLDKINGYECACEPGYSGTMCNINIDECDLNPCHNGGTCIDGINSFTCLCPEGYHDTTCFYQVNECLSNPCIHGHCQDKVNGYNCLCDNGWSGKNCDINNNECESNPCMNGGTCKDMTSGYVCSCRVGFTGPSCQTNINECASNPCLNQGTCIDDVAGYKCNCLLPYTGDNCETLLAPCSTKPCKNAGVCQESEDYENFSCVCPEGWQGQTCEVDINECVKNPCLNGATCENTKGNYRCGCKAGYAGRNCETNIDDCKPNPCSNGGFCRDEVDNFVCTCLPGFRGTKCEEDINECDSNPCKNGANCTDCVNSYTCTCPSGFSGIHCENNTPDCTESSCFNGGTCLDGINTYTCLCPPGFTGSYCQHDINECDSRPCLNGGTCQDSYGTYKCTCPQGYIGLNCQNLVRWCDSSPCKNGGTCWQTGTTYSCECQTGWTGLYCDVPSVSCEVAAKQRGVEVVALCRNSGQCLDAGNTHYCHCQAGYTGSYCEEQVDECTPNPCQNGATCTDFLGGYSCKCMAGYVGTNCSNEINECFSQPCQNGGTCIDLINTYKCSCPRGTQGVHCEINIDDCNPFTDQVTNEPKCFNKGKCVDRVGGYHCICPAGYVGERCEGDVNECLSNPCDPRGTHNCVQLTNNYRCDCRTGYTGEHCDTVFDGCKGKPCRNGGTCAVASNTPHGFICKCPPGYTGSTCEYDAHSCGNLHCRNGGTCVSGHKNPKCLCTSSFTGPECEYPTDNPCNTNLCYNGGTCEYSSEAPYYHCVCPTNFNGLLCHILDYSFLGGFGRDITPPPEVEVSCEIPQCEETKGNKFCDMLCNNHACGWDGGDCSLNFNDPWKNCTSSLQCWRYFNDGKCDEQCNNAGCLYDGFDCQNLEGQCNPLYDQYCKDHYADGHCDQGCNNAECEWDGLDCANNMPEKLAVGRLVIVVHIMPDQLRNNSLGFLRELSRVIHTNVVFQQDAKGQTMIYPYYGSEQELKKHNTKRSVGWTEIPDTVLSSMKNSMYTIANGSSRRRRELDPMQIKGSIVYLEIDNRQCVQQSTECFQSATDVAAFLGALASSGNLNVPYIIEAVHSEVDPQLPSELYPIYVVLAGLALLAFAGVGMVASRKRRREHGQLWLPEGFKTSEPNKKKRREPVGEDSVGLKPLKNSLDISLMDNNQNEWGEEEPSDAKRFRFEEQAMLDLDDQTDHRQWTQQHLDAADLRIPSIAPTPPQGEIENDCMDVNVRGPDGFTPLMIASCSGGGLETGNSEEEEDASANVINDFIYQGAKLHSQTDRTGETALHLAARYARSDAAKRLLEASADANIQDNMGKTPLHAAVAADAQGVFQILIRNRATDLDARMHDGTTPLILAARLAVEGMVEELINCHADVNAIDDFGKSALHWAAAVNNVEAAIVLLKNGANKDMQNNKEETPLFLAAREGSYETAKVLLEHFGNREITDHMDRLPRDIAQERMHHDIVRLMDEYNLVRSAPVHSHGHGGSMGTTLSPPLCSPNGYLGSMKVQGKKARKPSAKGIGCKDGKDMKNKKKASQDGKGGSVLDSSAVLSPVDSLESPHGYISDVASPPMMTSPFQQSPSMSLNHLQGMSDPHMGVNHMGMPNKQELAHMQFDPLPPRLTHLPVSGSNSTGGMNGQCDWLSRMHASMGQPSQFNPMRVGPVGGQGGLHQGGGQQGMMTSLHNGLPTTSLSQMMSYQGLQNTRLASQPHLLQQAQQQMQQQMQHQQNLQQQLQQQQQSIQLQHQNSNTGTSGHSISQNFISSELSGSELQQGTGNQGSMPIHTILPQETQIMSQNLPSTQYLTPPSQHSYSGPMDNTPNHQLQVPDHPFLTPSPGSPDQWSSSSPHSNMSDWSEGISSPPTSSMQSQIGHISDQFK; via the exons GCTTCTCAGGTCAGAACTGTGACACCAACATTGATGACTGTCCAAGACACGAGTGTCAGAATGGAGGAACCTGTGTGGACGGAGTTAACACCTATAACTGCCAATGCAAACCTGAATTCACAG GCCAGTTCTGTACAGAGGACGTTGATGAGTGCCAACTGATGCCCAACGCGTGCCAGAACGGTGGAACGTGCCACAACATCTACGGTgcctaccagtgtgtgtgtgtcaacgggTGGACGGGCGATGACTGTGGAGAGAATATTGACGACTGCGCCAATGCGGCCTGCTATCAGGGGGCCGTCTGCCACGACCGTGTGGCGTCCTTCTTTTGCGAGTGTCCCCATGGTCGCACAG GTCTGCTGTGTCATCTGGATGACGCCTGTATCAGTAACCCCTGTCAGAAAGGCTCCAACTGTGACACCAACCCCGTCAACGGCAAGGCCATCTGCACCTGTCCCCTGGGCTACTTTGGCGCCGCCTGTGACCAGGATGTTGACGAGTGCTCGCTGG GTGGTAACCCCTGTGAGCACGGAGGGAAGTGCCTGAATACCAAGGGATCGTTCCAGTGTAAGTGTCAGCTCGGCTTCTCTGGGGCTCGCTGTGAACACGACGTCAACGAGTGCCTCTCCAACCCCTGCCAGAACGAAGCCACCTGCCTCGACCAGATAGGAGGCTTCCACTGCATCTGTatgccag GCTACGAGGGACTGTTCTGCCAGATCAATACGGACGAGTGCGCCAACAACCCCTGCCTAAACAATGGGAAGTGTATCGACAAGATCAACACCTTCCACTGCCAGTGCCCCACAG GCTTTGCTGGGAATCTCTGCCAGATAGACATTGACGAGTGCGCCAGCACGCCTTGCAAGAATGGCGCCAAGTGCACGGACGGCCCCAACAAGTACACCTGTGATTGCACTGAAG GTTACACGGGGCAACACTGTGAGACTGACATCAATGAGTGTTTCTCAGCCCCCTGTCACTATGGTACCTGTAAAGACGGCCTGGCCTCCTTCACCTGTTACTGTCGCCCTGGTTACATGGGCCGGTTGTGCGAGACCAACATTAATGAGTGTCTGAGTCAGCCCTGTCGGAACGGAGGCATCTGCCAGGACCGCGAGAACTCTTATATCTGCACCTGCCCCAAGGGCACcacag GTATAAACTGTGAAGTCAACCTGGACGACTGCAAGAGCAAGCCATGTGACTACGGGACATGCCTCGACAAGATCAACGGCTACGAGTGTGCCTGTGAGCCCGGCTACAGTG GGACCATGTGCAACATCAACATTGATGAGTGTGACCTCAACCCGTGTCACAATGGTGGCACCTGCATCGATGGCATCAACAGCTTCACCTGTTTGTGCCCGGAGGGTTACCATGACACCACCTGCTTCTACCAGGTCAACGAGTGCCTTAGCAACCCCTGTATCCATGGCCACTGTCAAGACAAGGTCAACGG TTACAACTGTCTGTGTGACAATGGCTGGAGTGGCAAGAACTgtgacatcaacaacaacgaGTGCGAGTCCAACCCCTGCATGAACGGAGGCACCTGCAAGGATATGACCAGCGGATACGTCTGCTCATGTAGAGTGGGCTTCACGg GTCCAAGTTGTCAGACGAACATCAATGAATGTGCCTCCAATCCCTGTCTGAACCAAGGGACCTGCATCGATGATGTCGCTGGCTACAAGTGCAACTGCCTACTTCCTTATACCG gtgATAACTGTGAGACCCTGCTGGCACCCTGCAGCACCAAACCCTGCAAGAACGCAGGTGTGTGTCAGGAGTCTGAGGACTACGAGaacttctcctgtgtgtgtccagaggGCTGGCAAG GCCAGACCTGTGAGGTGGACATTAACGAGTGTGTGAAGAACCCCTGTCTCAATGGGGCCACCTGCGAGAACACCAAAGGCAACTACCGCTGTGGCTGCAAGGCCGGCTACGCTGGCCGCAACTGCGAGACCAACATTGACGACTGCAAGCCCA ACCCCTGCAGCAATGGAGGTTTCTGCCGGGACGAAGTGGACAACTTTGTGTGCACCTGCCTGCCTGGTTTCCGTGGCACTAAGTGTGAGGAGGACATCAATGAGTGCGACAGTAACCCATGTAAGAATGGAGCCAACTGTACAGACTGTGTCAACagctacacctgcacctgtcccTCTGGCTTCAGTGGGATACACTGTGAGAACAACACACCTGACTGcactgagag CTCTTGTTTCAACGGTGGGACGTGTCTGGACGGCATCAACACCTACACCTGCCTGTGTCCACCTGGCTTCACTGGCAGCTACTGCCAACACGACATCAACGAGTGTGACTCCAGGCCCTGCCTGAACGGAGGCACCTGCCAGGACAGCTATGGCACCTACAAGTGTACTTGTCCCCAGGGCTACATTGGACTCAACTGCCAG AATCTGGTACGCTGGTGTGACTCGTCTCCCTGTAAGAACGGGGGCACCTGTTGGCAGACTGGCACCACTTACAGCTGTGAGTGCCAGACCGGCTGGACAGGGCTCTACTGCGATGTGCCAAGCGTCTCCTGCGAGGTGGCTGCCAAACAAAGAG GTGTGGAGGTAGTTGCTCTGTGTCGTAACTCAGGCCAGTGTCTGGACGCGGGGAACACCCACTACTGCCACTGCCAGGCGGGTTACACAGGCAGCTACTGTGAGGAGCAGGTGGATGAGTGCACCCCCAACCCCTGTCAGAACGGAGCCACCTGCACTGACTTCCTAGGAGGGTACTCCTGCAAG tgcaTGGCAGGATACGTCGGGACGAATTGCTCCAACGAGATCAATGAGTGTTTCTCCCAGCCGTGCCAGAACGGGGGCACCTGCATTGACCTGATCAATACCTACAAATGCTCCTGTCCCAGGGGAACCCAAG GCGTTCACTGTGAGATCAACATAGACGACTGCAACCCCTTCACAGACCAAGTCACCAACGAGCCCAAGTGCTTCAACAAGGGGAAGTGTGTGGACAGGGTGGGAGGTTACCACTGTATCTGTCCCGCCGGCTACGTAGGGGAGCGCTGTGAGGGGGACGTCAACGAGTGCCTGTCCAACCCATGTGACCCCCGCGGGACACACAACTGCGTCCAGCTCACCAACAACTACCGCTGCGATTGCCGTACTGGATATACAG GAGAGCATTGTGACACGGTGTTTGACGGCTGTAAGGGCAAACCCTGTCGTAACGGAGGGACATGTGCCGTAGCCAGCAACACTCCTCACGGCTTCATCTGCAAGTGTCCACCT GGCTACACTGGCTCCACCTGTGAGTACGATGCCCACTCCTGTGGCAATCTTCACTGTCGTAACGGTGGCACCTGCGTCTCCGGACACAAGAACCCAAAGTGTCTCTGTACCTCCTCGTTCACGGGGCCAGAGTGTGAATACCCCACAGACAACCCTTGTAACACCAACCTTTGCTACAACGGGGGAACCTGTGAGTACAGCTCAGAGGCTCCGTACTACCACTGCGTCTGCCCCACCAACTTCAACGGCCTGCTATGTCACATCCTGGACTACAGCTTCCTGGGCGGGTTCGGCCGTGACATCACCCCCCCGCCGGAGGTGGAGGTGAGCTGTGAGATCCCCCAGTGTGAGGAAACGAAGGGGAACAAGTTCTGTGATATGTTGTGTAACAACCACGCGTGTGGCTGGGATGGGGGCGACTGCTCGCTCAACTTCAACGACCCGTGGAAGAACTGCACGTCGTCCCTGCAGTGCTGGCGCTACTTCAACGACGGGAAGTGTGACGAGCAGTGCAACAACGCTGGCTGTCTCTACGATGGCTTTGACTGTCAGAACCTGGAGGGCCAGTGCAA TCCTCTGTACGACCAGTACTGTAAAGACCACTATGCAGACGGCCACTGTGACCAGGGCTGCAACAATGCAGAGTGTGAGTGGGACGGTCTGGACTGTGCCAACAACATGCCAGAGAAGCTGGCGGTGGGCCGCCTGGTCATCGTGGTCCACATCATGCCCGACCAGCTCCGGAACAATTCGCTTGGCTTCCTGCGCGAGCTGAGCCGCGTGATCCACACCAATGTGGTGTTCCAGCAGGACGCTAAGGGACAGACGATGATTTACCCGTACTACGGCAGTGAGCAGGAGCTGAAGAAACACAACACGAAGCGCTCGGTGGGCTGGACAGAGATCCCTGACACCGTTCTCAGCTCCATGAAGAACAGCATGTATACTATAGCCAATGGAAGCAGCCGCAGACGCAGGGAGCTGGACCCAATGCAGATCAAAGG CTCCATAGTGTACCTGGAGATTGACAACCGCCAGTGCGTCCAGCAGTCCACGGAGTGCTTCCAGAGTGCCACTGACGTAGCAGCCTTCCTAGGGGCCCTGGCCTCCAGTGGGAACCTCAACGTTCCCTACATCATAGAGGCGGTTCACA GTGAGGTTGACCCCCAGCTTCCGTCGGAGCTCTATCCCATCTACGTGGTCCTAGCCGGACTGGCTCTCCTGGCCTTCGCAGGCGTGGGGATGGTCGCCTCACGGAAGCGTCGTCGCGAGCACGGCCAATTGTGGTTGCCGGAGGGCTTCAAGACCAGTGAGCCCaacaagaagaagaggagggagccCGTCGGGGAGGATTCGGTGGGATTGAA GCCACTGAAAAATTCCTTGGACATATCACTGATGGACAACAACCAGAATGAATGGGGAGAAGAGGAGCCTTCAGACGCCAAGCGCTTTAGG TTTGAGGAGCAGGCGATGCTGGACCTGGACGACCAGACGGACCACCGCCAGTGGACCCAGCAGCACCTGGACGCGGCTGATCTCCGAATCCCCTCCATCGCCCCCACACCACCTCAGGGGGAGATCGAGAACGACTGCATGGACGTCAACGTACGGGGACCAG aTGGCTTCACCCCCCTGATGATCGCCTCCTGCAGTGGTGGAGGTCTGGAAACCGGCAAcagcgaggaggaggaagacgcCTCTGCCAACGTGATCAATGATTTCATCTACCAGGGTGCCAAACTCCACAGTCAGACGGACCGCACGGGGGAGACCGCCCTCCATCTCGCTGCCCGCTACGCCCGCTCCGACGCTGCCAAACGTCTGCTGGAGGCCAGTGCAGATGCCAACATCCAGGACAACATGGGCAAGACCCCGCTACATGCTGCTGTGGCTGCCGACGCTCAGGGCGTCTTCCAG ATTTTGATCAGGAATCGTGCCACAGACCTGGATGCCCGCATGCACGATGGCACCACCCCTCTGATCCTGGCAGCCCGCCTGGCAGTGgagggtatggtggaggagctcaTCAACTGCCACGCTGACGTCAACGCTATCGATGACTTCG GCAAATCTGCTCTGCACTGGGCAGCAGCAGTGAACAACGTGGAAGCAGCTATCGTACTACTGAAGAACGGCGCCAACAAGGACATGCAGAACAACAAG GAGGAGACTCCGCTGTTCCTTGCTGCCAGGGAAGGAAGCTACGAGACGGCCAAGGTCCTGCTGGAGCACTTTGGTAACCGCGAGATAACTGATCACATGGACCGGCTGCCCCGAGACATTGCGCAAGAGAGGATGCACCACGACATTGTCCGTCTCATGGATGAGTACAACCTTGTCCGCAGTGCACCCGTGCACAGCCATGGCCATGGAGGCTCCATGGGCACGACCTTGTCCCCCCCCCTCTGCTCCCCCAATGGCTACCTGGGCAGCATGAAGGTCCAGGGCAAGAAGGCCCGCAAGCCCAGCGCCAAGGGCATTGGCTGCAAGGACGGCAAGGACATGAAGAACAAGAAGAAAGCCTCCCAGGATGGGAAGGGAGGGAGTGTGCTGGATAGCTCAGCTGTTCTGTCCCCGGTGGACTCCCTGGAGTCTCCACACGGTTATATCTCTGACGTGGCGTCTCCTCCCATGATGACGTCCCCCTTCCAGCAGTCCCCGTCCATGTCGCTCAACCACCTCCAGGGGATGTCCGACCCCCACATGGGGGTCAACCACATGGGCATGCCCAACAAGCAGGAGCTGGCACACATGCAGTTCGACCCACTCCCGCCCCGTCTCACCCACCTTCCTGTGTCAGGCTCCAACAGCACAGGGGGCATGAATGGCCAGTGTGATTGGCTCTCCAGGATGCACGCCAGCATGGGCCAGCCCAGCCAGTTCAATCCCATGAGGGTTGGTCCTGTTGGTGGGCAGGGCGGTCTGCACCAGGGGGGCGGGCAGCAAGGCATGATGACCTCTCTCCACAATGGGCTCCCCACCACCAGCCTGTCCCAGATGATGAGCTACCAGGGCCTGCAGAACACCCGGTTGGCCTCGCAGCCCCACCTTCTGCAGCAGGCCCAGCAGCAGATGCAGCAGCAGATGCAGCACCAACAGAACCTGCAGCAGCAGCTCCAGCAGCAGCAACAGAGCATCCAGCTGCAGCACCAGAACTCTAACACTGGCACTAGTGGCCATTCCATCAGCCAGAACTTCATCAGCAGCGAGCTGAGTGGCTCAGAGCTCCAACAGGGCACAGGGAACCAGGGCTCCATGCCTATCCACACCATCCTACCCCAGGAGACCCAGATCATGAGCCAGAACCTGCCCAGCACCCAGtacctcacccctccctcccagcACAGCTACTCCGGCCCCATGGACAACACCCCGAACCACCAGCTACAGGTCCCGGACCACCCctttctaaccccctcccccggGTCTCCCGACCAATGGTCTAGCTCCTCCCCGCATTCTAACATGTCCGACTGGTCAGAGGGCATCTCGAGTCCACCAACCAGCAGCATGCAGTCTCAGATCGGACATATCAGTGACCAGTTCAAGTAG